The Yersinia entomophaga nucleotide sequence CTATTTTTTTAGCCTTCACGCTGGAGCGCATCAACATAATGAGGCTGCGATGATTGTGCAATTCATTGATAACTATATGGCTAACAGCGTATTACCGCGGCGTGCGGAGGCAACTTGGATACTCATGGGGGATTTTAACCAATCGCCGGATAGTTTACGCGCCAGCTTGTCATTGCCTGGCACTACGATGCTGAATACTTACCACGTTGTTGATCCCAATGTGCCAACGCATCAGGGGGGGAATACGCTGGATTACGCCGTGCTGGGGGCTGCAACCGGTACGGTTAGGCTGTTTGCCGTCCCGCTTATAGCTGCGATGATGACTTATATGTCCGATCACATTGCCGTTCGATTTAATCAATAATACCGAATTAATACACAAGACTGTTCAGAAAGGCGCTTAGAATCTATGGGCTAATCTACTTTAATATGACGGATAGCCCTTTTTTTAAATTGAGAGTAACGGTTGTTAAAGTTAATAATGTTGGATTTACGAAATATATCACTACTGTAATGTTTAATGCTGTAATTAATACTAAAAATTTCTCAACAATACTTATTTAAACAAAGTGTAGTAATAATGGCGATGGAAGAATAGGTTACGTTAGACCATTTAAAAAGTAAGGCATTAGCTTGGGTGTAACATATTGATTATAGCTATCATATTTATAGGTAAAAACAATTCTATTATTTCTCACAACTTACCTTGTTCTCAGCATCCCTTTGGGTTCTATAAAAAAACAGTCACCTATGCTATCATTTACAGTAATTATCATTAATAAACTTAATGAAACGTTATTGTTTTATTTACATCTTTAAATATAGGTGAGTTAATTTTATGAGTTTACGTTATTTTTACCGAAATAGCCTGCGGCTCTTCGCCAGGAGATTAGCGGGCAACTATCGTAAAAGTGATCGATCTCATAAACATGCCGGTAATGATCAACTGATTAATCTGCATTTGGAATCACTGCTTAATGCTGCAACTCAGGTAGCGATTATCACGACCGATCTGGATAATCGTATCCAGATTTTCAACGCTGGCGCAGAAAAGATGTTTGGCTATGAAAAGGAAGAAGTTTTAGGAAAATTAGCGACGGAGGTTATCTATGTCGACTCCAACAAAGCCGAGCAAAGCTGCGTAAAAAATCTGTTGAAGAACCAACCTGAATCAAGCGAATGGCTTTATCGACGCAAAGACGGTGATGCTTTTTGGGGCGATTTAAGCATACACGTTATTAATAATGAGTATAAAGAGCCCATTGGTTATGTCAGCCTGATCTCAGACATTTCCGAGCGTAAAGAGCTATTGATAAAGCTGGAAAACAGCAAAAGAATAATGGACAAGTTGACGCGAAACATCCCAGCGATGATTTATGCCTATCATCTCAGTGAAGCGGGAGAGTCTTATTTTAAGTATTGTAGTGACGGTATCCATAAAATATTCGGGTTGTCCCCAGAACAGGTGACGAATATTCCGAAACAAGATAATCCGATATTCTCGCTGATTCATCCTGAAGATATGGCCATGCTGCAAGAAGAAGTCATGGTTTCACGCCGTGATTTATCGGTTTGGCGCTGTGATTTTAGAGTCATATTGCCGGATAAAGGAATGCGCTGGCTTCACGGCGAATCTTTTCCTACTCGTCATGATGACGGATCGACGATGTGGTATGGCTCGTTTTTCGATATAACTGAACTGAAGCAGTCTGAATCAATTTTAAAAGCCTTAGCGCAGACGGATGTGCTGACCGGCGTTTCCAACCGTCGTCATTTCGATGAGGTTTACCATCAAACCTGGAAGGTCAGTCAGGTATCCGAAGAGTCTCTTTCCATATTAATGATCGATTTTGATAACTTCAAAAGCTTTAACGATCAGTATGGTCATGCTCGCGGGGATATTTGTTTAAAACTGGTGGTGGAGACCTTGTCTTCTTTCATCAGAGAAAATACCGATATGATTGCGCGTTACGGCGGGGAGGAGTTCATTGTTCTGCTATCACCAAGCAACCATGACGAAGCGCTTCTGGTTGCTGAACGGATGCGCGATTCTATTGAGCGGTTGGATATTCCTCATGCGATGTCGCCCAAAGGTAAGGTGACGATCAGCATCGGCGTGGCGACGATGGTTCCGAAGAAAGAGGGATTATCCGCCAGCGATATGTCGGATATTGCAGATAAAGCGTTGTATCGGGCAAAACAGGCGGGTAAAAATCGTGTGGAGGCCGTGTCGCTCTGAGGCGAACTGAAAATGCGAAACTGGCGTTGCGTCAGGCGGAGAGAAAATATCGGTTTGAGGGAAATAAATGGCAGAGCAACAGGGAGTGCTCTGCCCGTGGTATTAATCAGGATCCTGAGCGGCGCGCAGACGTTCCTGCTCTTCTGCAATGACCGCTTTAATTTCTTCCAGCACTGACTCGACATCCGCTGCCTGAGTACTTTCTGCAAACACTCCGGTTAGCTGAGTGTCAGGACGAAGTTTGCCATCTTCATACAGCGCCCACATTTCTTTGGCATATTTTCGCCCTAATAACTCAGGCGCATACTGGCCGTAATAGTTGGTCATGTTGGCTACATCTCGTTCCAGCATGGATTTGGCATGGTTATTGGCAGCGGCGTTAACGACTTGCGGTAGATCGATGATCACCGGGCCTTCCGCATCCATTAACACGTTGAATTCAGACAAATCGCCATGAACTAACCCGGCGCACAGCATGCGGACCACGGATTGAATGATCAAGGCGTGATCGTGCACCGCCTGCTCCGGCGTGAGAGGAACATCGCTCAGACGCGGTGCGGCCGAGCCGTTTTCATCGGTTACCAACTCCATCAACAATACGCCGTCTAGACAGGCATAGGGCTGAGGAACGCGCACGCCGGCGTTGGCTAACACATACAGAGCGTCAACCTCGGCGGTTTGCCAGGTTTCCTCTTGCTGCTTACGGCCAAACTTCGAGCCTTTCGCCATCGCTCTGGCATCGCGACTGTTTCTGACTTTGCGACCTTCCTGATACTGTACGGCCTGCTTGAAGCTACGGTTTTCGGCTTCTTTATAAACTTTGGCGCAGCGAATATCGGAGCCGCAGCGAACGACATAGACGTCGGCTTCTTTACCACTTTTCAAACGGCGGATGACTTCATCAACCAAGCCGTCATCAACCAAGGGTTGGATTCGTTTTGGAATTTTCATGGCGTCCTTTTACCCTATTTAAGCCCGCGATGGAATGGTTTTGGTCGAATTTTCCTCCAGTTTACCATCCGCCATCTACCGCAGGTGGTATTTAGGGGATCAGGCCGCGTTAAATTGCGCATTGTACAATCGGGCATAGGCGCCTTGCTGTCCTAAAAGCTCCTGATGATTGCCTTGTTCAACAATACCTTCCTTATCTACCACGATGATTCGGTCGGCGTTTTGAATGGTGGCCAGACGGTGGGCAATCACTAACGTGGTACGACCACGAGATAGCTCAATCAGCGCCTGCTGAATCGCCTGTTCGGTGGCGGTATCCAGGGCAGAAGTTGCTTCATCCAAAATCAGAATCGGCGGATTTTTTAGGAAGATTCGCGCAATGGAAAGACGCTGTTTTTGGCCGCCTGACAGCTTGACGCCGCGTTCACCTACCCGCGTGTCCAGTCCATCGGGCAGGGCGTTGATGAGTTCATCCAGTTTGGCCTGTTGGGCCGCGAGCATGATTTCGTCATCGCTGGCATCCAGTTTGCCGTAGGCAATGTTTTCTCGAATGGTTCCGCCAAACAGGAAGACATCTTGTTGAACAATACCAATGTTATGACGCAAGGATTGCTGCGTCATAGTTTGGATATCAATACCATCAATGGTTATCAAACCCGAATCTATCTCGTAGAAACGTGGCAGCAGAGAGCATAGGGTCGTTTTACCTGCGCCAGACGGCCCAACGAAAGCCACGGTTTCTCCTGCGCGAATACGCAGATTCAAGCCGGTAAAGATAGGGCTTTGTGGCGTATAACCGAAAGTGACATTGTTATAACAAATATCACCTTTTAAATGGCCAACCTGCTGTGCATCTGGGCTGTCCTGAATGTCTGGTGCAGTATCAATCAACTGGGTAAAACGTTTAAAACCGGCAATCCCTTTCGGATAGCTTTCTAATACCGAGGTGATTTTAGCCACCGGCCGGAAGAAGACTTCCACTAGTAACAAGAATCCGACGAAACCGCCGTAGCTCAATTGCCCCTGAATGACGTACCAGGTGCCGAAAACCATCACGATCAACTGAACCAAACGGGTACTCAGATAGCTGAGCGTCATGCTGGTGGTCATAATGCGGTAAGCACGTAGCTTGGTGGTACGGTAGTTTTCGTTATCTTTAGCAAACAGTTTCTTTTCGTGAGACTCATTTGCAAAAGCCTTCACTACGCGAATTCCTCCGATGCTTTCTCCGATTCGCGCATTAAAATTGCCTACCTGACCAAATAGTTTTCTCCATGTATCAGTCATTTGCGAACCATAGCGGCTGACCATATAAGTCATACAGGGCACGATAACAATGGTGATGAGGGCCAGAGGCAGATGCACCATGGCCATCAGGATAAAGGCCCCGATAAAGGTCATGATTGCGATAAACAAATCTTCCGGGCCGTGGTGCGCTATTTCACCGACTTCTTCTAAATCTTTAGTGACATGGGTAATGATATGGCCAGTTTTTGTATTGTCATAATAGCGGAAAGACAGTTTTTGCAGGTGGCTAAACGCTTGTCGGCGCATATCGGTTTCTATACCAACGCCAAGCGCATGACCCCAATAGTTTACGACGGCCATCAAAGCAGTATTCAACAAATAAATTAAGAGTAAGCCGGCTGCGGCCCATAGAATCAATGACCAGTTCTGGTCCGGAAGCAGTTTATCAATGAAGGTTTTGACTGCCATAGGGAAGCCTAACTCCAGCAAACCAGCCAGAATGGCACAACCAAAATCGAGGAGGAAAAGCCCTTTATACGGCGTGTAGTAAGCGAAAAAACGGCGGAGCATCAATGCTTCCTTAAAGTCGGAGAGAGACAAATGGGTGAGTTAGTGAATAAATGGCTCATTACCAGTTCGCAGCATAATAAATTTAAATGATTATTAATAGCATCGGTTCCCACAGATGGCAGGTTAGACGGAAAGCGTGGAGTTGGATATGCTAGCCGGGCAGACAAAAAAAGAACTGGGTAATACTGCCGCGTAACCCGATATTATCGTGGTGGTTACGCGATGGAATCATTAATCTAAACTGCAAAAAATAATAAATAGAATAGGAAGTTCTTATTTGCTTCCCGCCCAACTGTAAGGCTCAAGCTCTACGTTTAACGGCGGCTGGGCTAAGTTATTGGCAAAATTAGCCAACGTTGCCAGGCTTACGCCGAAAATGACTTCCAACGCATTCTCCATATTGTATCCGGCTTGTAAAAATGCCTGGTATTCAGGTTCAGAGACATTTCCTTGGCTACGTATAATGGCCCGCGTAAATGCGGCAATCGCGTTTAAACGATCATCGGCTAAATTATCGCCCTGACGTAAAGCTTGAGCAATATCTGGGGCAAGCAAATCGTTTCTATCAATAACCGCGCAGTGGCCAGCCACGCAAAAATGGCATTCATGAGCCGTAGCTGAAGCTAATTTAACCACTTCGCGTTCGCTTTGATTAAGGTCTGCGCTGCCGTTGACAGCCGACATTTTTGTATAAGCATTCAATACCTTGGGCGCATGAGCCAAAACGCCAAATAAATTGGGAATAAAACCCAGCTCATTATTTACATGTTCAAATATAGGGCGATTTTCTCGGCTGACGGTTTTAATGGTATAGGGTGTTAGGCGATTCATTATTGGCCTCCTGTCGTCTTTCAGATCTACTATTTTTCACATCTACTAATAATAGATGAAGAATGCCGGTTCTTTTTTTAAATAAACTACATATAGCATTTTTAGATTGTTTTAGTTGTCAAGCTATTAGCCTATTAAAAGTCACCTGATGTGATTAAATTTTGTCGGCGAAACTATTAATTACCATAAAGTGCAAATTAGATGACTATCGTCACGCATTGGCTCATTTTTATCCGTTGCAGATTCTTCCGGCTATTGAGTATTGTTAATGCCCAATGATCAGGAGCTGAATAATGAAACTAGAATTAACCGATGCACCAAAACCTGAAGATATTGAGGCTATTAGTGACGGTTTGAGAGTTTTTAATCGACGTTTTGTTGGTGCGCAACGCAGAAATCCCTTGGCGGTATTTATTACTGATGACAATGGCAAAAACCAGGGCGGGCTGACCGGTTATACCTTAGGCCTATGGCTAAATATTGAAATGCTGTGGGTCTCCGATAGTGTGAGGCACTCTGGGATGGGCACCAGATTGATTCAAATGGCTGAAGAAGAAGCGGTTAAACGAGGTTGTCAGTTTTCTCAGGTTGATACTTTTAGCTTCCAGGCGCGACCATTCTACGAAAAACAGGGCTATCAGCTACAAATGGCGTTAAATAATTATCTGGATACCCATCATCGCTATTATCTCACGAAAGCATTGTCAGTTAGTTAGGGTAAATCGGTTGAGTATCCGAAATATGTTTTTGGCGTAATGATCGTGCCGACAGGGATCAAAACGATAACCTTTGCGCCTCATCAGAATCGAAAGGTTATATACGGTAAGTGATCCCGTCGGCATTGGGGGGAAATGCAGCTACTATATCGACAGCCTTATTTGTTCGATAAGTCGTAATGCTGATTCTTAGCTAACTTAAGACTGGGGCTGCGCTTTATCTATCATATGGAAATCGCGTAGAGCAACGTAGGGATCCCAATATTCTTTGACGTTTTTTAACTGACCGTCGGGTGAAACCGTCACAATACTGATAAAGTTCTGGTGATAAGGCTTTTTATGGTTTTTCGATTTTTTATCTTCAGATGTAGCGGAACGAATAAAACCTGAACTGCTGTATTCGAACACGTAGACTCCAGGTTTATCTGTCGCTAATTGGGTCCAGGTTTGAGGTTTGGAATAACGTAAGTCCTCCAGATAGGCACTTATTTTAGTGAAATAGGCCGTCATCGCTTCGCGGCCTCTTGAACCTCGCGAAAATATTGGGAAATCATCCACCGGCGCATAAACCAATTCGAACTCTCCGGCGGGCGTAAAATATTTTGCGACGTTATCCGGATTTTCTGACCAACGATTCAGGCTTTGCCAAAAGAATATGGCAACATCTTCAGTGCTATAGCCTGGGAGCAGATAGTATTTACCCTCTTTACTTATAATATGATCTGACAGTTGTTGTGCGGCCAGGGCGGTAGAACTGGCTGATATTGCGGTGAAGATCAATAAACATTTTATTAGCTTGCTCATGAGAAACCCCACTATTTTGTTTAGACAGCCAGATGCTGCATTTTTATTACGGCTTTAATTGTGCTGCCAGACTGAGAGTCAGCCATGGCCTGATTAATTTGATCCAGGGCGTAAAAACGTACCAATTTGTCGACAGGAAAGCGTCCCTGCTGAAATAGGCTAGCCAATCGCGGAATGAATGATATCGGTGCGGCATCACCCATAATGGAACCTCGAACCAAACGGCCACGTAGTAAGTGCATAATATTTAATGGTAAAGTGGCATTTGGTGCGACCACGCCGGTCAGGACGCATTGGCCGTTCTCTGCCAGAGCCGCAATTGCGCTTTCCATCACTGCCGGGCTACCTGCGGCCTCCACCACGTAGTCCACTCCTCGGCCATCGGTTAGTTCTTGAAGCAGCATTGGGAGGCTATTTCGCGTGCGATCCTTTGAGGAATCGATACTGTGAGTGGCGCCCAGGCTTTTTGCCAGCGTCAACCGATTGGCTTTGATATCCACGGCGATAATTGTGGTACAGCCCGCTAAAACTGCGGCCATGATAGCGGCAAGCCCAACGGCTTCCATCCCGAAAATAGCTATCGAGGAACCCGCCTCAGGTTTCAGGCTATTTAAGACGGCACCGGCGCCGGTCATCATCCCGCACGCCAGCGGCCCCAAATATTCCAGAGGAATGGTTTTATCCACGGGCACCACGCTGCGGACATTTACCGTGGCATAATTGGCAAAAGACGATTGGCCGAAAAAATGGCTATGAATGGCTTCGCCACTCGTGGGGTCTTGTAGCGAAACCGATTTATCGCTGCGACTGGCGTGCCAGTTAAGTGGCCAATGTTCACGGCAATAGGTCGGTAAACCGATATGGCATTTTTCACATTCTCCGCAGGAAGCAAGCGAAAGCACGACGTGATCGCCCGGTTGGATATGCTTAACACCAGAACCGACGCGTTCAACAATGCCAGCACCTTCATGACCTAAAACCGCAGGCAGAGGTACATTGATCACTTGTTGGTGCGATGCAATGTCGGTATGGCACAGGCCCGTTGCAATAATTTTTACCAGAACCTCATTCTCTCGCGGTTCCTCCAACCTTAATTGGCGGATCTGGAGCAAAGGGTTACTCTCAACGCTAACGGCTGCATGAATATTCATAGTGTTATTCCTAGGTCATCAATATCTGATCAGAATCTTTCCACGTATGCCACCTTGGCGTATTTGCTCCAACGCGGCGGGCACCTGCTCTAAGCCAATAGTTCGGTCGACCACGACCTGCAGCGTGTTGTTCGCCAGTTTTTCCATTAGCAGGCGCAGGTCCGATAGTTCGGGTTTCATCTCTAGATTCACCAGGCGAATATGCTGGGACATCTTGAGTGACGCGGAACCTATGGTACTGATAGCGGTACCCTGCGGCTTTAGCAGAGGAAGCAGCTGAGCAAAGGCATCTGGAGGGTTTACAAGATCGATAATTCCGTCAATTCCGTTGGTATAGCGCAGTAAAACTTGGGTGTTAACCGAACTCTTATGGCGATCGATAACATTGCAGGCACCGAGTTTATGCAACAAAGTCGTTGCCTCTGTAGCGGCAACAGCAATGACTTTGTAACCGACCTGAGCGGCAAACTGAACTGTAAACGTGCCAACTCCACCGCTGGCACCGACCAGAAGCACGCGGCTACCGGAGGGAAGATTCAATGTGTTAACGGCCTGCCAGGCGGTCATTGCGGCAATAGGTAATGCTGAAGCTTGAACCAGATCGATCAGATTATTAACCCGCAATAACATCGCATCTTCCTGAATGACCTGGTATTCAGCGAAACTCCCGTGACCAATTTGATGATGTAAAAAGTTGCCGATAACCGCATCACCAACCAAAAATTTTGTCACGCCTTCGCCAACGGCTTCAACAATACCCGAGCCTTCCGCACCTAAAATCAGCGGAAAATGATGGGGCTTTTTGCCATCCAAAAACCCTGTAGCAATGCGCCAATCGATGGGATTGAGACTAGCGGCTACCATTCGCAGCAGAATTTCACCTGGGGCTGGAGTGGGTTTATCTAGCGTGGCTAGTTTGGGTGTGTCAGAAAATGAATCAATCATAACCGCTTCCATAGCGCTCTCCTTTCGACTGCGACGAGGTTTTTTATGGTAAATGAGTATATTTGCTGGCTAATCGCGGCAGAAGAGGGGTAAATAGGAAGGACTGTCTCGATTTTTAGGATAATGCAATGCAGAAACTGATGAATCTGGATTTGAACGATCTGTATTACTTCACCTGTGTCGCTGAATTTGGCGGTTTTAGCGCCGCCAGTCGCGCTTTGGGGATTTCCAAATCCAGACTCAGCGCACGTGTGTTAACGCTAGAAAAGAATCTTGGCGTATTGTTGTTTCAACGCACAACCAGACAGGTGCAGTTAACCGAAATTGGGCAAAACATTCTGGAAAACTGCAAGGCCTTGGTCGCAGAGGCTGAAGTGGTGCAAGGCGTTGTTTCCAATTCGCGGGCCGAGGTCGCGGGGCTGGTACGGGTCAGTTGCCCGCCGCTGGCTGCAAGACTTCTGCTAGCGCCTTATCTATCCGATTTTCTGCAGCAATACCCCAAGGTTAGGGTGCAATTGGTCACTTCAGATCAACGTTTCGATCCCATCAGCGATAATCTGGATGTATTAATTCGCCTGCGCGCTGCATCGCAAATGGACGAAGGATTGGTCTCACGCGTACTGGGTCACAGCCAGCGTATTCTGGTCGCCTCACCTGATTATCTTGCTCAGGCCGGTGCTTTGATGGCACCAGAAGACCTGATTAAACACCAGACTCTAAGCCTGATTGATTCAGAGTCGGTACAACAATGGCCGCTCATTGGCCCGGATGACAAGTTGGAGAATATTCAGATTCAGCCCCGGCTAATGTGCATGGAGTGGAGCGTCATGCTGCAAGCCGTTTGTCAGGGATTGGGCATTGCTTCTGTGCCGGACATCGCCTGCCAAAAAGAGATTGCCAGCGGAGCTTTGGTGCGCGTGTTACCGCAATGGGCTTCAAATCCGCTAGTGGTGCATGCCGTTTTTCCTACCCGACGTGGAATGCTGTTATCGGTGCGCGTATTTTTGGACTTTCTGATTGCCACTATGCCTAGGGCGCTCTCAGCTGATAAGTAAGTTGTGGGGTAGCTTCGTGCGCTCTCCGACGTTACTGATATAGTTAATGATAAGAGTTCTGTCTATTACGTTAGCCAGCCTTAATGCAGGTATACCTATATGTCAGCTTCGTCAATTAAAAAGCTATCTCTGTGGTCGTTAACGTCTTTGGTAGTAGGATCAATGATCGGGGCCGGTATTTTTTCGCTTCCGGCGACGTTTGGCCGAGCTACCGGCGGTTTAGGGGCAATGATTGCCTGGGTGATTGCCGGTGGCGGGATGTTAACGCTGGCCTTTGTGTTTCAAACATTGGCGCAGCGTAAGCCTGAGCTGGATTCCGGCGTGTATATTTATGCGCAAAAAGGTTTTGGTGATTACGCTGGATTTGCTTCCGCGATAGGTTTTTGGGCTGGAGCCTGTATTGGCAGCGTGTCCTATTTTGTACTGATAAAATCGACGCTGGGGGCTTTTTTCCCTTTATTAGGTGACGGTAATACGCTTTCGGCGGTGTTGATTGCTTCCTTAATCCTCTGGAGTTTTCATTTTATGGTGCTGCGAGGTGTGAAAGAAGCCGCCACCATTAATACCATCGCGACGTTCGCTAAAGTCGTTCCTATCTTTATTTTTATTGTGGTACTGATTTTCGCCTTTAACAGCGATATTTTTATGCAGAATTTCTGGGGCGCGCCGGTGCCGTCGATGACGGCAGATATCAACCATTGGGATAATTACGGTTATGTCGGCCATGCGGCCACGGAAATAGACGCGTCTTCAACCTCATTATTTACTCAAATACGTAGCACGATGTTAGTCACGGTATTTGTTTTTGTGGGGATAGAGGGCGCCAGTGTTTATTCGCGCTATGCCAAAGAACGCAGGCACGTTGGTATTGCCACCGTACTTGGTTTTATCGGGGTACTGTGTTTATTAGTTTTGGTCACGATGCTGTCATACGGCGTGTTACTGCGCCCCGATTTAGCCAGTTTAAGGCAGCCATCAATGGCGGGCGTGCTGGAGCATATTGTTGGCCGCTGGGGCGCTATTTTTATTAGTATCGGTTTAATTATCTCGGTGATGGGGGCTTATCTTTCGTGGACGTTGCTGGCTGCCGAAGCGCTGTATTCCGCGGCTAAAAGTCATATTGTGCCAAAAATCTTTGCCACGGAAAACAAGCATGGTGTGCCCTCTGCGGCGGTGTGGATGTCGAATATTTTTATTCAATTTTTCTTAATTGTCACCCTATTCACAGAATATGCGTTCCAGCTAGCTTTAGAGTTAACCAGTTCTCTGGTGCTGATTCCTTACCTGTTGGTTGCGGCCTATGGCTTAAAACTGGCATGGCGCAGGGAAACCTATGAAAAGGATAGTAGAGAGCATAGAAAAGACTTTTTGATTGCCGCCATAGCTACGTTGTACGCCATTTTGATGGTGTATGCCGGTGGACTGAAATACGTATTACTGTCGGCCGTCATCTATGGACCAGGCACTTTGTTGTTTATTTTGGCCAAGAGAGAGCAGCATAAACCGGTATTTACAGCCGTTGAGAAGGTTTTATTTGCCGTCGCCATTGCCGCGGCAGCGGGCGCGGTTTATGGTTTGGTGACCGGCGCCATCAATATATAAATACACGGCACTCAATCCAGGATACCGCAGTGTAGAGCCCAATAGTTCTTCTCGCTGCTATATTATCTTTAGCAACAATCACTTATAACGACAGCCTCTGGGGGCGTTCAGAGCCTGAGTGTTTCACGTTCATAGCGATGGGAATACCGCAGAATGTTTCAGATCTCAACGGATAAAAATGTGCTGGATATCGAGCTTATTCATGATTTTCTGTCCCGCCAGAGTCTCTGGGCACAGGGGATTTCGCGAGAAAAAGTTGAACGTTCTCTTTGCGGTTCGCTTTGCTTTGGCGGTTACCTGAGCGGACGGCAAGTGGCGTTTGCTAGAGTCATCACCGATTGTGCTACCTTCGCTAATCTGGTGGATGTGTTTGTATTACCTGAATTTCGTGGTCAGGGTTATAGTAAACTGCTGCTCGGTGAGGTGTTTTCTCATCCGGATTTGCAGGGGCTGCGCCGTTTTACTTTGGCTACGTCAGATACCCATGGGCTTTATGCTCAATTCGGTTTTACGGCACTGAGTCAGCCGCAGACTTTCATGCAACGTTACTCTCCCAATATTTATCGAGAGTAGCTTGTAAAAAATGGCGTAAAGTGCGGAACTCATTCGCACTTAATCGGCGAGTGATGGAGGGTTAATATATTACCGTTATTAATGCGTTCCATTATGCGCTGAATTTCGTTCCGGCAGGGGCTTGATCTGTCACCTAGACTACGACAGGATCTGTGACCATTAAGTGGTCAGCACCCGCGGGTAAATGAATGAGGTCGTTACCACTTAAATAAAAAATGGCTGGTGAATAATACACCGGTAGGTGCTTTCTTGAAAAAACAACGAAACTCTGTCCCCGCGGGTGATTACACGGGGGGAATAGGTGATGCGCAGTTTGCACTGGTCGTGTTGCTGGCGACTTCTGCGGCATTAGTGGTTGTAACTTTGGCTGTAATTTTATGGATAGTTTGAGCAATTGTTGAGTAATGGAGGATGTGTGGATAAGAGTTTATTTGATGATAATAAAGTCATTGCCTTGGTAGGATTATTAACAGCGGCGTTAATTGCCGTCAGTGTGATGTTTACTCTGACTTATATGACGGAACGCCAGCGTAATGAAGCTAAAGTTGTAGATATCCAAAACTGTTATATCCAAAACAAATAACCCTGTTTAGATGCCAGAGCCACACTGCCGCTTTCTGAGGGCCGGGGCTAATATCATCTCAGGGAAAATTACGCCTGTTTTTGATGGATGGTGTGCAGCGGCGGGGCGATTTTCAAATCAATGTCGGCATTCTGTCGAAAATCGTAGGGTGTAATGCCGTAACGCTTCCTGAACATATAGGTAAAGTGCGACTGCGAACCAAAACCAAAATCCAAAGCAATATCAAAAATAGAAGTGTCACTGCTTCTCAATTGATAAACCGCGCCCGCCAATCTTCTTTCCCGGATGTATTTACCCAGAGAAATGCCGGTCACTTCCTTGAATATTTTTTGCATATGCCACAGCGAATAGCCTGAGTAAGCCGCCAGCTCCTCAAGGTGGATGACTCTACCGAGGTGAGTTTCAACCCATTTACTGAGGGCGCAGACTAACGAGAGATGGTT carries:
- a CDS encoding carboxymuconolactone decarboxylase family protein codes for the protein MNRLTPYTIKTVSRENRPIFEHVNNELGFIPNLFGVLAHAPKVLNAYTKMSAVNGSADLNQSEREVVKLASATAHECHFCVAGHCAVIDRNDLLAPDIAQALRQGDNLADDRLNAIAAFTRAIIRSQGNVSEPEYQAFLQAGYNMENALEVIFGVSLATLANFANNLAQPPLNVELEPYSWAGSK
- a CDS encoding nuclear transport factor 2 family protein, coding for MSKLIKCLLIFTAISASSTALAAQQLSDHIISKEGKYYLLPGYSTEDVAIFFWQSLNRWSENPDNVAKYFTPAGEFELVYAPVDDFPIFSRGSRGREAMTAYFTKISAYLEDLRYSKPQTWTQLATDKPGVYVFEYSSSGFIRSATSEDKKSKNHKKPYHQNFISIVTVSPDGQLKNVKEYWDPYVALRDFHMIDKAQPQS
- a CDS encoding PA4780 family RIO1-like protein kinase, producing the protein MKIPKRIQPLVDDGLVDEVIRRLKSGKEADVYVVRCGSDIRCAKVYKEAENRSFKQAVQYQEGRKVRNSRDARAMAKGSKFGRKQQEETWQTAEVDALYVLANAGVRVPQPYACLDGVLLMELVTDENGSAAPRLSDVPLTPEQAVHDHALIIQSVVRMLCAGLVHGDLSEFNVLMDAEGPVIIDLPQVVNAAANNHAKSMLERDVANMTNYYGQYAPELLGRKYAKEMWALYEDGKLRPDTQLTGVFAESTQAADVESVLEEIKAVIAEEQERLRAAQDPD
- a CDS encoding GNAT family N-acetyltransferase produces the protein MKLELTDAPKPEDIEAISDGLRVFNRRFVGAQRRNPLAVFITDDNGKNQGGLTGYTLGLWLNIEMLWVSDSVRHSGMGTRLIQMAEEEAVKRGCQFSQVDTFSFQARPFYEKQGYQLQMALNNYLDTHHRYYLTKALSVS
- a CDS encoding ABC transporter ATP-binding protein; translation: MLRRFFAYYTPYKGLFLLDFGCAILAGLLELGFPMAVKTFIDKLLPDQNWSLILWAAAGLLLIYLLNTALMAVVNYWGHALGVGIETDMRRQAFSHLQKLSFRYYDNTKTGHIITHVTKDLEEVGEIAHHGPEDLFIAIMTFIGAFILMAMVHLPLALITIVIVPCMTYMVSRYGSQMTDTWRKLFGQVGNFNARIGESIGGIRVVKAFANESHEKKLFAKDNENYRTTKLRAYRIMTTSMTLSYLSTRLVQLIVMVFGTWYVIQGQLSYGGFVGFLLLVEVFFRPVAKITSVLESYPKGIAGFKRFTQLIDTAPDIQDSPDAQQVGHLKGDICYNNVTFGYTPQSPIFTGLNLRIRAGETVAFVGPSGAGKTTLCSLLPRFYEIDSGLITIDGIDIQTMTQQSLRHNIGIVQQDVFLFGGTIRENIAYGKLDASDDEIMLAAQQAKLDELINALPDGLDTRVGERGVKLSGGQKQRLSIARIFLKNPPILILDEATSALDTATEQAIQQALIELSRGRTTLVIAHRLATIQNADRIIVVDKEGIVEQGNHQELLGQQGAYARLYNAQFNAA
- a CDS encoding sensor domain-containing diguanylate cyclase; translation: MSLRYFYRNSLRLFARRLAGNYRKSDRSHKHAGNDQLINLHLESLLNAATQVAIITTDLDNRIQIFNAGAEKMFGYEKEEVLGKLATEVIYVDSNKAEQSCVKNLLKNQPESSEWLYRRKDGDAFWGDLSIHVINNEYKEPIGYVSLISDISERKELLIKLENSKRIMDKLTRNIPAMIYAYHLSEAGESYFKYCSDGIHKIFGLSPEQVTNIPKQDNPIFSLIHPEDMAMLQEEVMVSRRDLSVWRCDFRVILPDKGMRWLHGESFPTRHDDGSTMWYGSFFDITELKQSESILKALAQTDVLTGVSNRRHFDEVYHQTWKVSQVSEESLSILMIDFDNFKSFNDQYGHARGDICLKLVVETLSSFIRENTDMIARYGGEEFIVLLSPSNHDEALLVAERMRDSIERLDIPHAMSPKGKVTISIGVATMVPKKEGLSASDMSDIADKALYRAKQAGKNRVEAVSL